Proteins encoded by one window of Actinomycetota bacterium:
- the dnaX gene encoding DNA polymerase III subunit gamma/tau gives MAYQSLYRRYRPQRFSEVKGQDHITRTLRNAVREGRVSHAYLFSGPRGTGKTSTARILAKALNCPNVADGEPCDVCDSCVAITEGRSLDVNEMDAASNRGIDAMRDLIARVSLASPGRWKVYIVDEVHMLTTEAANALLKTLESPPAHVIFVLATTEPQKVLPTVQSRTQPFEFRLLAAQVLADHLRWVAGDAGLDVAPEAIDLVARRGSGSARDALSALDQVAAAGGIEHEGPGADDLVEALCERDVSAALVAVAERLASGHDPRQLAREVLEQLRQAFLATIDRNLVGLPDEDLERVEGQGRRLGRPAAVRAMETLGQSLVDMREAPDPRVLLEVALVRLCRPELDTSPEALLERIDRLERAMSGTHRPGSLHPPPAGADAGGQGPPGPAGGPGPGPGRAGGAGDGPPAGTGPAQAVKPSGPAEARAAARRAVEAPSQHEVTARPPRPAAGAATQAAPAPGGPPAGPDPSPPNPEPPASSADSDEHQATPGPGAGVGAAGGRKALGGVRGRAQSPRQTGSAAGPGSGGEDPAGGGASTAGPAGGGASTAGPAAAGFPNRDDLTLAWGDQVLGGLNQRARARFRAGRFTGVEGEVAVFALPDPFHLDRCRECQAEVEEALSAHFGRRVRLRLVVDGEARPAPLASPGEPLVEPSGPEPEEEVPVAWEDLTDAPPGAVPSPLEHILNVFEGAEVVEEER, from the coding sequence GTGGCGTACCAGTCCCTCTACCGCCGCTACCGTCCCCAGCGCTTCTCCGAGGTCAAGGGCCAGGACCACATCACCCGCACGCTGCGCAACGCCGTGCGCGAGGGCCGGGTTTCCCACGCCTACCTGTTCAGCGGGCCGCGGGGGACGGGCAAGACCTCCACGGCCCGCATCCTGGCCAAGGCCCTCAACTGCCCCAACGTGGCCGACGGCGAACCGTGTGACGTCTGCGACTCGTGCGTGGCCATCACCGAGGGCCGGTCCCTCGACGTAAACGAGATGGACGCGGCGTCCAACCGGGGCATCGACGCCATGCGCGACCTCATCGCCCGGGTCTCGCTCGCCTCCCCGGGGCGGTGGAAGGTCTACATCGTCGACGAGGTCCACATGCTGACCACCGAGGCGGCCAACGCCCTGCTCAAGACGCTGGAGAGCCCGCCCGCCCACGTCATCTTCGTGCTGGCCACGACCGAGCCCCAGAAGGTGCTGCCGACCGTCCAGAGCCGCACCCAGCCCTTCGAGTTCCGCCTGCTGGCCGCCCAGGTGCTGGCCGACCACCTGCGCTGGGTCGCAGGCGACGCCGGCCTCGACGTGGCTCCCGAGGCCATCGACCTGGTGGCCCGGCGGGGTTCGGGGTCAGCCCGCGACGCCCTCTCGGCCCTCGACCAGGTGGCCGCTGCCGGAGGGATCGAGCACGAAGGGCCGGGGGCCGACGATCTCGTCGAGGCCCTGTGCGAACGTGACGTGTCGGCCGCCCTGGTGGCCGTGGCCGAACGGCTGGCCTCGGGCCACGACCCTCGCCAGCTCGCCCGGGAGGTTCTCGAGCAGCTTCGCCAGGCGTTCCTGGCCACCATCGACCGCAACCTGGTCGGCCTGCCCGACGAGGACCTCGAACGGGTCGAGGGCCAGGGCCGCCGGCTGGGGCGACCGGCCGCCGTTCGGGCCATGGAGACCCTGGGCCAGTCACTGGTCGACATGCGCGAGGCCCCTGACCCCCGGGTCCTGCTGGAGGTGGCCCTAGTCCGCCTGTGCCGGCCCGAGCTCGACACCTCACCCGAGGCCCTGCTGGAACGGATCGACCGCCTCGAACGGGCCATGTCGGGTACCCACCGCCCGGGCTCCCTGCACCCCCCGCCGGCGGGTGCGGACGCCGGTGGCCAGGGCCCCCCCGGGCCGGCAGGCGGCCCCGGTCCCGGTCCCGGCCGTGCCGGGGGCGCCGGCGACGGCCCGCCCGCGGGGACCGGCCCCGCCCAGGCGGTCAAGCCATCCGGGCCGGCCGAGGCCCGGGCGGCCGCCCGCCGGGCGGTCGAGGCACCCTCCCAGCACGAAGTGACGGCCCGGCCTCCGCGCCCCGCTGCGGGGGCCGCGACACAGGCGGCTCCGGCCCCCGGCGGTCCACCAGCAGGCCCCGACCCATCCCCGCCGAACCCCGAGCCGCCCGCGAGCTCGGCCGACAGCGACGAACACCAAGCGACGCCCGGCCCTGGCGCTGGTGTGGGTGCTGCTGGCGGGCGCAAGGCACTGGGCGGGGTGAGGGGGAGGGCGCAGTCGCCTCGCCAGACCGGCTCCGCCGCCGGGCCCGGGAGTGGCGGGGAGGACCCGGCAGGGGGCGGCGCCTCGACCGCAGGTCCGGCGGGGGGCGGGGCCTCGACCGCAGGCCCGGCGGCCGCCGGGTTCCCCAACCGCGACGACCTCACCCTGGCCTGGGGTGACCAGGTGCTGGGAGGGCTCAACCAGCGGGCCCGGGCGCGCTTTCGAGCTGGGCGGTTCACGGGTGTCGAGGGCGAGGTCGCAGTGTTCGCCTTGCCCGACCCGTTCCACCTCGACCGGTGCCGGGAGTGCCAGGCCGAGGTGGAGGAGGCCCTGTCCGCCCACTTCGGGCGGCGCGTCCGGCTCCGGCTGGTGGTCGACGGCGAGGCGAGACCGGCCCCGCTCGCGAGCCCGGGGGAGCCGCTGGTCGAGCCGTCGGGGCCCGAGCCCGAGGAGGAGGTGCCCGTGGCCTGGGAGGATCTGACCGATGCTCCGCCCGGGGCGGTACCCTCGCCTCTCGAGCACATCCTGAACGTCTTCGAGGGCGCCGAGGTGGTGGAGGAGGAGCGATGA
- a CDS encoding YbaB/EbfC family nucleoid-associated protein: MTDGTPAMPDLGALLKQAQAMKEQFDQAKASAAEAEVEGQSGGGMVKVRVTGNLEFLDVTIDPSVVDPGDVEMLQDLVLAAVRDAVARATELSEKAMGTIDLGPLAGGSGLLG; encoded by the coding sequence ATGACCGACGGCACACCGGCAATGCCCGACCTCGGGGCACTGCTGAAGCAGGCCCAGGCCATGAAGGAGCAGTTCGACCAGGCCAAGGCGAGCGCCGCCGAGGCCGAGGTCGAGGGCCAGTCGGGCGGGGGCATGGTCAAGGTGCGGGTCACCGGCAACCTCGAGTTCCTCGACGTCACCATCGACCCGTCGGTGGTCGACCCGGGCGACGTGGAGATGCTCCAGGACCTTGTCCTGGCGGCCGTGCGCGACGCCGTGGCCCGGGCCACCGAGCTTTCCGAGAAGGCCATGGGCACCATCGACCTCGGCCCGCTGGCGGGCGGCTCCGGGCTTCTCGGCTGA
- the recR gene encoding recombination mediator RecR yields MYAGPVQVLIDELGRLPGVGPKSAQRIAFHILKVPVEDATRLSNAIAEAKAKVGFCRRCWNVCEGDECGICADDRRDTTIVCVVEEPRDVVAVEKTQEFRGRYHVLQGAISPIEGIGPEQLKVRELLARIEPEGITEVILCTNPTIEGEATAMYLARLLKPLGVRATRIASGLPVGGDLEYADELTLGRALEGRRDLEG; encoded by the coding sequence GTGTACGCCGGGCCCGTCCAGGTCCTCATCGACGAGCTGGGACGCCTCCCGGGTGTCGGGCCCAAGTCGGCCCAGCGCATCGCGTTCCACATCCTGAAGGTCCCCGTGGAGGACGCCACCCGGCTGTCCAACGCCATCGCCGAGGCCAAGGCCAAGGTGGGCTTCTGCCGCCGCTGCTGGAACGTGTGCGAGGGCGACGAGTGCGGTATCTGCGCCGACGACCGCCGCGACACCACCATCGTGTGCGTGGTCGAGGAGCCTCGTGACGTCGTTGCTGTCGAGAAGACCCAGGAGTTCCGCGGGCGCTACCACGTTCTCCAAGGCGCCATCAGCCCCATCGAGGGGATCGGGCCCGAGCAGCTCAAGGTGCGCGAGCTGCTGGCTCGCATCGAGCCCGAGGGGATCACCGAGGTCATCCTGTGCACCAACCCCACCATCGAGGGCGAGGCCACGGCCATGTACCTGGCCAGGCTGCTCAAGCCCCTAGGCGTGCGGGCCACCCGCATCGCCAGCGGCCTCCCCGTGGGCGGTGACCTGGAGTACGCCGACGAACTGACCCTGGGCCGGGCCCTCGAAGGACGCCGCGACCTCGAGGGCTGA
- the mce gene encoding methylmalonyl-CoA epimerase, which translates to MATSDQAGPGVLTEIDHVAVAVRDLDAAIGWYRQVLGAELDHREVVESDGVEEAMLAVAQSWVQLITPTHPGSTVARFLDRRGEGLHHVAYRVDDCAAALAAAVAAGARPVDAVPRPGGRGTTVAFLHPSSAFGTLIELVQPPPT; encoded by the coding sequence ATGGCCACCAGTGACCAGGCCGGGCCGGGCGTGCTGACCGAGATCGACCACGTGGCCGTGGCCGTGCGCGACCTCGACGCCGCCATCGGGTGGTACCGCCAGGTGCTGGGAGCCGAGCTCGACCACCGGGAGGTCGTCGAGAGCGACGGCGTCGAGGAGGCCATGCTGGCTGTGGCCCAGTCGTGGGTGCAGCTCATCACCCCCACCCACCCGGGCTCGACCGTGGCCCGCTTCCTCGACCGCCGGGGCGAGGGTCTCCACCACGTGGCCTACCGGGTCGACGACTGCGCGGCCGCCCTGGCCGCGGCGGTGGCCGCCGGGGCCCGGCCCGTCGACGCCGTCCCGCGTCCCGGCGGTCGTGGCACCACGGTGGCCTTTCTCCATCCATCGTCTGCCTTCGGCACCCTGATCGAGCTGGTCCAGCCGCCCCCGACCTGA
- a CDS encoding 5'-3' exonuclease H3TH domain-containing protein has translation MDVHLVDGTYELFRHHYGGAAAGREEGDRFAGTRGVMGSVLQLVEEGATHVGVATDHVIESFRNDMWPGYKSSMGMPPELLDQFGLLEEGLAALGFKVWPMVELEADDALAAAAAAAAADPRVDQVQIMTPDKDLAQCVQGRRVVQVDRRQGVTTDEDGVRARYGIGPESVPDWLALVGDSADGFPGLAGWGKKAASAVLARYPHIEDIPELALRWEGVDVRGRERLAATLAEQRELALLFRDLATLRADAPVLADVDELRWTGPTPALAAIAAQVNGPRLVERAARASR, from the coding sequence ATGGACGTCCACTTGGTCGACGGCACCTACGAGCTGTTCCGGCACCACTACGGGGGGGCGGCCGCGGGGCGGGAGGAGGGCGACCGCTTCGCCGGGACGAGGGGGGTGATGGGCAGCGTGCTGCAGCTCGTCGAGGAGGGCGCCACCCACGTGGGGGTGGCGACCGACCACGTGATCGAGTCGTTCCGCAACGACATGTGGCCGGGCTACAAGTCGAGCATGGGCATGCCACCCGAGCTTCTCGACCAGTTCGGGCTGCTGGAGGAGGGCCTGGCCGCCCTGGGGTTCAAGGTGTGGCCCATGGTCGAGCTGGAGGCCGACGACGCCCTGGCCGCGGCCGCAGCCGCGGCGGCCGCCGACCCCCGGGTCGACCAGGTGCAGATCATGACCCCCGACAAGGACCTGGCCCAGTGCGTGCAGGGCCGGCGGGTCGTACAGGTCGACCGCCGCCAGGGAGTGACCACCGACGAGGACGGTGTGCGGGCCCGCTACGGCATCGGGCCCGAGTCGGTGCCCGACTGGCTGGCCCTGGTGGGCGACTCGGCCGACGGGTTCCCGGGCCTGGCCGGCTGGGGCAAGAAGGCGGCCAGCGCCGTGCTGGCCCGCTACCCCCATATCGAGGACATCCCCGAGTTGGCCCTGCGCTGGGAGGGAGTCGACGTGCGCGGCCGTGAACGCCTGGCCGCCACCCTGGCCGAACAGCGCGAGCTGGCCCTGCTGTTCCGTGACCTGGCCACCCTGCGGGCCGACGCCCCCGTGCTGGCCGACGTGGACGAGCTGCGCTGGACGGGCCCCACCCCCGCCTTGGCCGCCATCGCCGCGCAGGTGAACGGCCCGCGCCTGGTCGAACGAGCGGCCCGGGCCAGCCGGTAG
- a CDS encoding acyl-CoA carboxylase subunit beta, protein MDGRLDDLRRRKQEALNAGSASAVERQHARGKMTARERIAYLLDEGSFVETDMLARHRAEGVGLDSRPYTDGVVCGWGTVEGRQVFLFSQDFTVFGGSLGEVFAEKVQKVMDMAAKVGAPCIGLNDGAGARIQEGVVSLVGYGGIFHRNAAASGVIPQISVVMGPCAGGAVYSPALTDFVFMVEDTSYMFITGPDVVKAVTGEDVTLQELGGAVTHSSRSGVAHFTAPDDRACLDHVRRVLSFLPSNSGEPPPWSRPTDHPGRLAPELVEIVPVAANQPYDVLDVVRAVVDDGDLVEYAPGWARNLVCGFARLDGHPVGVVANQPRVLAGVLDIDSSEKGARFVRTCDAFNIPLVTFVDVPGFLPGTDQEYGGIIRHGAKLLYAFCEATVPRVQVVTRKAYGGAYVVMNSKSIGADLAYAWPSAQLAVMGPHGAVEILHRRELDAAADPEALRAELVDKYTEQYANPYVAAERGYVDDVIEPAQTRAMVVKGLAMLRSKREDRPRRKHGNVPL, encoded by the coding sequence ATGGACGGCCGCCTCGACGACCTCCGGCGGCGCAAGCAGGAGGCTCTAAACGCCGGCTCGGCCTCGGCGGTGGAGCGCCAGCACGCCCGGGGGAAGATGACCGCCCGCGAGCGGATCGCCTACCTGCTCGACGAGGGTTCGTTCGTCGAGACCGACATGCTGGCCCGCCACCGGGCCGAGGGGGTGGGCCTCGACAGCCGGCCCTACACCGACGGCGTGGTGTGCGGCTGGGGAACGGTCGAGGGCCGCCAGGTCTTCCTGTTCTCCCAGGACTTCACGGTCTTCGGGGGGTCGCTCGGCGAGGTGTTCGCCGAGAAGGTCCAGAAGGTCATGGACATGGCCGCCAAGGTTGGTGCCCCGTGCATCGGGCTCAACGACGGGGCCGGGGCCCGCATCCAAGAGGGCGTGGTCTCCCTGGTGGGCTACGGCGGCATCTTCCACCGCAACGCGGCGGCCTCGGGCGTGATCCCCCAGATCAGCGTGGTCATGGGCCCGTGCGCGGGCGGCGCCGTCTACAGCCCGGCCCTGACCGACTTCGTGTTCATGGTCGAGGACACGTCCTACATGTTCATCACCGGCCCCGACGTGGTGAAGGCGGTCACCGGCGAGGACGTGACCCTTCAGGAGCTGGGCGGGGCCGTGACCCACTCCTCCCGCTCGGGCGTGGCCCACTTCACCGCTCCCGACGACCGGGCCTGCCTCGACCACGTGCGCCGGGTGCTGTCGTTCCTGCCGTCCAACAGCGGCGAGCCGCCCCCGTGGTCCCGGCCCACCGACCACCCCGGACGCCTGGCCCCCGAGCTGGTCGAGATCGTCCCCGTGGCCGCCAACCAGCCCTACGACGTGCTCGACGTGGTCCGGGCGGTGGTGGACGACGGCGACCTGGTGGAGTACGCCCCTGGCTGGGCCCGCAACCTGGTGTGCGGGTTCGCCCGCCTCGACGGCCACCCCGTGGGCGTGGTCGCCAACCAGCCCCGGGTGCTGGCCGGCGTGCTCGACATCGACTCGTCGGAGAAGGGGGCTCGCTTCGTGCGGACGTGCGACGCCTTCAACATCCCGCTGGTCACCTTCGTCGACGTCCCCGGTTTCCTGCCCGGCACCGACCAGGAGTACGGCGGCATCATCCGCCACGGCGCCAAGCTGCTCTACGCCTTCTGCGAGGCCACCGTCCCCCGCGTGCAGGTCGTGACCCGCAAGGCCTACGGCGGGGCCTACGTGGTCATGAACTCCAAGTCCATCGGGGCCGACCTGGCCTACGCCTGGCCCTCGGCCCAACTGGCGGTCATGGGCCCCCACGGGGCGGTGGAGATCCTGCACCGGCGCGAGCTCGACGCCGCCGCCGACCCCGAGGCGCTGCGGGCCGAGCTCGTCGACAAGTACACCGAGCAGTACGCCAACCCCTACGTGGCCGCCGAGCGGGGCTACGTGGACGACGTGATCGAGCCCGCCCAGACCCGGGCCATGGTGGTCAAGGGCCTGGCCATGCTCCGCTCCAAGCGCGAGGACCGGCCCCGCCGCAAGCACGGCAACGTGCCCCTGTGA
- a CDS encoding Type 1 glutamine amidotransferase-like domain-containing protein produces the protein MSGWLALVGGGEWRDGCSFDRGLIKASGGAEIVVLPTAAAYEHPDRAVRTAEDYFAGLGAKATGLMVLNRRDAEDEANAAAVRAARFLYLAGGSPMHLRSVLKDSAVWHALVAAWGDGAVLAGSSAGAMVLCDPMVDPRGGAFTLGLGLVAQLALIPHHDTWSPDKARRTIKLAPAGLPVVAVDEQTALLRSPDGQWSVEGAGQVVVFLDGHETGLGALSH, from the coding sequence ATGAGCGGATGGCTGGCCCTCGTGGGCGGGGGCGAGTGGCGGGACGGGTGTTCGTTCGACCGCGGCCTGATCAAGGCCAGCGGTGGCGCCGAGATCGTCGTGCTGCCCACGGCCGCGGCCTACGAGCACCCCGACCGGGCGGTACGCACGGCCGAGGACTACTTCGCCGGCCTGGGTGCCAAGGCCACCGGGCTGATGGTGCTCAACCGGCGCGACGCCGAGGACGAGGCCAACGCCGCGGCCGTGCGGGCCGCCCGCTTCCTCTACCTGGCCGGCGGTTCGCCCATGCACCTGCGTTCGGTGCTCAAGGACTCGGCCGTGTGGCACGCGCTGGTGGCGGCCTGGGGCGACGGCGCCGTGCTGGCCGGTTCGTCGGCAGGCGCCATGGTGCTGTGCGACCCCATGGTGGACCCGCGGGGCGGGGCGTTCACCCTGGGCCTGGGGCTCGTGGCCCAGCTCGCGCTGATCCCCCACCACGACACGTGGTCACCCGACAAGGCCCGCCGGACCATCAAGCTGGCGCCTGCCGGGCTGCCGGTGGTGGCCGTCGACGAGCAGACTGCCCTGCTGCGTTCGCCCGACGGCCAGTGGAGTGTCGAGGGGGCCGGCCAGGTGGTCGTGTTCCTCGACGGCCATGAGACCGGCCTGGGAGCCCTATCTCACTGA
- a CDS encoding peptidylprolyl isomerase has translation MATDCPAADGSSPKQQKFKSPPPMCIDPAKRYTATMETSKGTMTIALDPAAAPLTVNNFVVLARYHYFDGIVFHRIIPGFVLQGGDPEGNGRGGPGYRFADELPKPGRYEVGSLAMANAGPNTNGSQFFVISGPAGVRLPPQYSLFGKVVSGLDVVAAIDAVGSPGAGTPKERVTINSVTITETDE, from the coding sequence GTGGCCACCGATTGCCCCGCAGCCGACGGCTCCAGCCCCAAGCAGCAGAAGTTCAAGTCCCCACCGCCCATGTGCATCGACCCGGCCAAGCGCTACACGGCCACCATGGAGACCTCCAAGGGCACGATGACCATCGCCCTCGACCCGGCGGCCGCCCCCCTGACCGTCAACAACTTCGTGGTCCTGGCCCGCTACCACTACTTCGACGGGATCGTCTTCCACCGCATCATCCCCGGGTTCGTGCTCCAGGGGGGCGACCCCGAGGGCAACGGGCGGGGTGGCCCCGGCTACCGGTTCGCGGACGAGCTACCCAAACCGGGCCGCTACGAGGTGGGTTCGCTGGCCATGGCCAACGCCGGCCCCAACACCAACGGCAGCCAGTTCTTCGTCATCAGCGGCCCGGCGGGCGTGCGCCTACCGCCGCAGTACTCCCTGTTCGGCAAGGTGGTCAGCGGGCTCGACGTGGTGGCCGCCATCGACGCCGTCGGCTCCCCCGGCGCCGGCACCCCCAAGGAGCGGGTCACGATCAACTCCGTCACGATCACCGAGACGGACGAGTAG
- a CDS encoding peptidylprolyl isomerase, whose translation MANKKSPRQRDAARAREAREAALRARKRKAERRKLGIVVFTAVLLVLGISAFVVTDGPGTDVESTGTIPTGTPVSLSPVPPGATVEGSTPCPPTDGTALRTTVFSQAPPMCIDPAKRYSAEVTTSKGRLTIELDARAAPVTVNSFVVLARYKYFDGIPFHRIIPGFVVQGGDQTATGRGGPGYQFEDELPAAGAYEVGSVAMANSSAPGTNGSQFFIVTGPAGVTLPPQYSLFGKVSEGMETVRAIEEAGTPGGQPTQVVTITSVTIKES comes from the coding sequence ATGGCCAACAAGAAGAGCCCGCGCCAGCGCGACGCGGCCCGGGCCCGGGAGGCTCGGGAAGCGGCCCTGCGGGCCCGCAAACGCAAGGCGGAGCGCCGCAAGCTGGGCATCGTGGTGTTCACCGCCGTGCTGCTGGTGCTGGGCATCAGCGCCTTCGTCGTGACCGACGGCCCGGGCACCGACGTCGAGTCGACGGGCACCATCCCGACAGGCACCCCGGTCAGCCTGTCCCCCGTCCCGCCCGGGGCCACGGTCGAGGGCAGCACGCCCTGCCCGCCGACCGACGGCACGGCCCTGCGCACCACGGTCTTCTCCCAGGCCCCGCCCATGTGCATCGACCCGGCCAAGCGCTATTCCGCCGAGGTCACCACCTCGAAGGGCCGCCTGACGATCGAGCTCGACGCCCGGGCCGCCCCCGTCACGGTCAACAGCTTCGTGGTGCTGGCCCGCTACAAGTACTTCGACGGCATTCCCTTCCACCGCATCATCCCCGGTTTCGTCGTCCAGGGCGGTGACCAGACGGCCACCGGCCGGGGTGGCCCGGGTTACCAGTTCGAGGACGAGCTGCCCGCGGCTGGGGCCTACGAGGTCGGCTCGGTGGCCATGGCCAACTCGTCGGCACCAGGTACCAACGGCAGCCAGTTCTTCATCGTGACCGGCCCGGCAGGCGTCACCCTTCCCCCCCAGTACTCGCTGTTCGGCAAGGTCTCCGAAGGCATGGAGACGGTGCGGGCCATCGAAGAAGCGGGCACGCCCGGCGGCCAGCCCACCCAGGTCGTGACCATCACGTCCGTAACCATCAAGGAGTCCTGA
- a CDS encoding aspartate kinase, with protein sequence MSLIVQKFGGTSVDGPERIRAVADHVVRTRRQGHDVVVVVSAMGRSTDDLIRLAQELSPSPPARELDMLVTAGERISMSLLCIAIDELGATASSFTGSQAGILTDSAHGRAKILEVRADRLREALAQGQVVVVAGFQGMSPDRNITTLGRGGSDTTAVALAAALSADVCEIYTDVAGVYSADPRVVPKARKLASVSYEEMLEMAATGGRVLALRSVEFARNHHVALHVRSSFTWAPGTWVREEADSMEQAIISAVTHDTSEAKVTILAVPDRPGIAARLFRALAEEGVNVDMIVQNTSVDGTTDISFTLPLSDLPTGLKISEGVAADLGAEGVTHDADIARISLVGAGMKTNPGVAATMFETLAESGVNIEMISTSSIRISCVVRADRVEDGIRALHTVFELDSEPSS encoded by the coding sequence GTGAGCCTGATCGTCCAGAAGTTCGGTGGCACGTCCGTAGACGGCCCCGAACGCATCCGAGCCGTAGCCGACCACGTCGTCCGCACGCGCCGCCAGGGCCATGACGTCGTCGTGGTCGTGAGCGCCATGGGCCGCAGCACCGACGACCTGATCCGGCTGGCCCAGGAGCTGTCCCCGTCGCCCCCGGCGCGCGAGCTCGACATGCTGGTGACCGCGGGCGAGCGCATCTCGATGTCGCTGCTGTGCATCGCCATCGACGAGCTGGGGGCCACGGCCAGCTCGTTCACGGGCAGCCAGGCCGGGATCCTGACCGACTCGGCCCACGGGCGGGCCAAGATCCTCGAGGTGCGGGCCGACCGCCTGCGCGAGGCCCTGGCCCAGGGCCAGGTCGTGGTCGTGGCCGGGTTCCAAGGGATGTCCCCCGACCGCAACATCACCACCCTGGGCCGGGGTGGCTCCGATACCACCGCGGTCGCCTTGGCCGCCGCCCTGAGCGCAGACGTGTGTGAGATCTACACCGACGTGGCCGGCGTCTACTCCGCCGACCCCCGCGTCGTGCCCAAGGCCCGCAAGTTGGCTTCGGTCTCCTACGAGGAGATGCTGGAGATGGCCGCCACCGGCGGCCGGGTTCTGGCCCTGCGGTCCGTCGAGTTCGCCCGCAACCACCATGTCGCGCTCCACGTCCGGTCCAGCTTCACCTGGGCTCCCGGGACGTGGGTCCGCGAGGAGGCAGACAGCATGGAACAGGCCATCATCTCGGCCGTCACCCACGACACCTCGGAGGCCAAGGTCACGATCCTGGCCGTCCCCGACCGTCCCGGCATCGCCGCCCGGCTGTTCCGGGCGCTGGCCGAGGAGGGCGTGAACGTCGACATGATCGTGCAGAACACCTCGGTCGACGGCACCACCGACATCTCCTTCACGCTGCCCCTGTCCGACCTGCCGACCGGCCTGAAGATCAGCGAAGGGGTGGCCGCCGACCTGGGGGCCGAGGGCGTGACCCACGACGCCGACATCGCCCGCATCAGCCTGGTGGGCGCAGGCATGAAGACCAACCCGGGGGTGGCCGCCACCATGTTCGAGACGCTGGCCGAGTCGGGCGTCAACATCGAGATGATCTCGACCTCGTCGATCCGCATCAGCTGCGTGGTGCGGGCCGACCGGGTGGAGGACGGCATCCGGGCGCTGCACACGGTATTTGAACTTGACTCGGAGCCGTCCTCATGA
- a CDS encoding aspartate-semialdehyde dehydrogenase: protein MSGARVGLVGATGLVGGVMLSVLQERGFPVDRLRLFASSRSAGRRLPWAGGEITVEDAATADYQGLDIVLFSAGATTSRHLAPRVAEAGALVVDNSSAWRMDPDVPLVVPEVNVGALASVPKGIVANPNCTTMVAMPVLKPLHDAAGLRRVVVSTYQSVSGAGVKGIAELDEQVRKVGDRAAELAHDGSAVEMPAPDKFVAPIAFNVVALAGGLVDDGSGETDEEQKFRNESRKILGLPDLGVSCTCVRVPVFTGHSLSLNVETERPLSVEDALALLAAAPAVELADVPTPLAAAGRDPSIVGRVRRDPGVANGLALFVVGDNLRKGAALNAVQIAEALLARGQ from the coding sequence ATGAGCGGTGCCCGGGTCGGACTGGTGGGGGCTACCGGTCTGGTGGGGGGCGTCATGCTCTCGGTGCTCCAGGAGCGCGGCTTCCCGGTGGACCGGCTCCGCCTGTTCGCCTCGTCGCGTTCCGCGGGCCGCCGCCTGCCGTGGGCCGGCGGGGAGATCACCGTCGAGGACGCGGCCACCGCCGACTACCAGGGTCTCGACATCGTCCTGTTCTCGGCCGGTGCCACCACCTCGCGCCACCTGGCGCCCCGGGTGGCGGAGGCCGGCGCGCTGGTGGTCGACAACTCGTCGGCGTGGAGGATGGACCCCGACGTGCCCCTGGTCGTGCCCGAGGTCAACGTTGGGGCACTGGCGTCGGTGCCCAAGGGGATCGTGGCCAACCCCAACTGCACGACGATGGTGGCCATGCCGGTGCTCAAGCCCCTGCACGACGCCGCCGGCCTGCGCCGGGTGGTGGTCAGCACCTACCAGTCGGTGTCCGGCGCGGGGGTCAAGGGCATCGCCGAGCTCGACGAGCAGGTCCGCAAGGTGGGCGACCGGGCCGCCGAGCTGGCCCACGACGGCTCGGCCGTGGAGATGCCCGCGCCCGACAAGTTCGTGGCCCCCATCGCCTTCAACGTCGTCGCCTTGGCCGGCGGGCTGGTCGACGACGGCAGCGGGGAGACCGACGAGGAGCAGAAGTTCCGCAACGAGAGCCGCAAGATCCTCGGCTTGCCCGATCTGGGCGTGTCGTGTACCTGTGTCCGCGTGCCCGTCTTCACCGGTCACTCGCTCAGCCTCAACGTCGAGACCGAGCGCCCGCTGAGCGTCGAGGACGCCCTCGCCCTGCTGGCCGCCGCCCCCGCCGTGGAGTTGGCCGACGTGCCCACACCTCTGGCCGCCGCCGGCCGCGACCCCTCGATCGTGGGCCGGGTCCGCCGCGACCCGGGGGTGGCCAACGGCCTGGCCCTGTTCGTCGTGGGCGACAACCTGCGCAAGGGGGCGGCCCTCAACGCCGTCCAGATCGCCGAAGCCCTCCTGGCCCGGGGCCAGTAA